The nucleotide sequence ACcgttcaccaccaccatcagatATCTCCCCTGTACCACTTTGTCCACCCCCGAAACTGGATACGGCAGAGCCCGTTCCGCATCTGCTCCGTCCTCATCGGCTTCACTCTCAGGTTGGCAACCTTGTCCATACAGCTCAACGGATCCTCCAGAAAATCCATCGCAACCTTGAACGCCCCGGGTCGATTGGAAGACGGGTCAAACGTCAAGGCTTTGTTGACGAGCTGGTCGTCTCGGTTGTAACCAGTGCCTTGGTGCATGCCGATGACATGTCCTCCCTGATCCATCACTGGACTTCCGCTGCTACATGGAGCAACCGCCACGTTGTGATCCATCAACCGCTGGTTCTCCTCCATGTCACAAACAACCTGCGTAGTCCCCTCCCGGACTTCGTCATTCTCGTGACCCGACCGGTCAGGAAGAAGCCCCCGCACAGTAACAGTAATCTTCTCCCCTCGATAAGGCGGCGGGTTCCTATGCTTGAGAGGTCCCTCGCCGTCCACCTCACGATCAAGCCTGATAACCCCCATATCGAACGACTTGTCCCCCACCATGAAGAAAGCCCAGTGAACACCGCAGTGCGTGCCCCTGTACCTCTCCCAGCCGGGTACATCAATCTCCACCGCCTGAGCAAAACCCTCCTTGTGGTTATACACCGCCGCTCCTACCGTTATGACAGTCTTTTGatcaaccaaccaccccgtGAAGCGATGGtatctcctctcccccttcttgtCGGGAAACAAAGTGTGAACCCGCACAATTTCAtcattcctcctcccctcgcTCATCCCAGCGGCAACCTCCCTTTTtaacctcctccctttttcttctgctgcACACCGTCCCAATGATGGCTCAGTATCAGTGAGCCCCCAGCAGAGAACATCAGGCGCGAAACCAACCTCGCCTCTTGCGATTTCGATCGTCCCTTCACCGACAGTGAGTAACTCCTCGATGATGGCTTGTAGAATGTCAATCTCCTTCCAGAGCTTGAGATATCTCGCTTTGAAGTCGCCCTCTTGAAGGTCGTTCATGAACTCGATCATGACTCGCAGTTTTTCACCCTGGGCGTTGAACACCTCTACTGGTTGGGCGCGGAGCGAGTTTTTTACTGCGTCGGGGAAGCTGTTgcaaggggggggaggggaccAGATGATTtcgtgggtggtggtggtggagccattgatgaaggagatggaggttgtGATGAGGGTGGACAGCTGGTCGAAGCGCTTTTCGATTTGGATGACCTGGAGTTCGAGTTCGGCtgtgtggtgggggtgggatttggtgcagagggtggtgagggaggggatgttgTCTTCGCTTtcggaggggatggggaaggaggcgaggaggtaggagaggaggagggtgtatCGACGGAAAAGGGCCGATGTGGCACGGTGGGTTGGGGTCGTGGTGAGGATTTGGCGGAAGTCTTTAACTTGAAGGTTAGCGAAGGGGTGAGGAACGGAGGTGAAGGGAACGAGACAGACCATATTCAGTGTTGGGTGGTGTGCTGGGTGGGAGTTGAAGGGACACGCCCTCGAGAATTGGGGCGAGTTCGGCGATTTGGGTCATTTTGCTGCCGGAGGTTGTTTTTCGACTCAGGATGTCAGCTCAAAGGGATTGATGGTCTCTTTGAAGCGAGGTTCATGGCAGTCTAAATATCTTCAAGACTGCTGCCTTGGAGCTCAAGGCCACCTGCACTGCCTGGAGAGCCAAGACATCACCAGTCAGCATGCGTGCATACAATGCAGCATAGCCACCAGCCAACCATCTCTAGACTGTCGGTGTACCAACACTGGCATCATTAGGCATGGGAAAGCCGGCGTTCTCGAATCTCTCTGGAGATAAATATCGCAAAATTGCGCAAGGATGTTCATGATAGGCATTTTGAGAATCCGGGCACTGGAGATATCATTCGCATTTCCAATCTAGATCCTTCTCGCATTTAACCCTTCGCTTTTCCGAGTGCCTCGTGGCTGTGTGACTATTGGGAAACACGTGCTTGTCTCTCCAGAGACACAGAGATTATCGCCAGTTCACAATCAAACGAAAATGCCTCTCGCTGCTCTAGATAGCCGAGGAGGCATAGGAGCGGCTCCTTCTCGCCAAAGGGACTATCAAAACTTGTTATTCTATCGATGTAAAAGTTAACCCCAAGTGTTGATGGGGGAAACCACCCCTACTACGGTACCTGTGGAGAAAAACCAGCTTGTAGGCCAAAAGAGAGACAACTGTGCCTTCAGTGCCTGCATCTTTGTGTCTCTTTATGAGTAGCAAAACGAGCCGTGCTTTGGACTTCAAGTCGAACCCGCAGCATGGTATGGGGTGATATCAGTATTAGAGTTTGTAGGCCCAATGATGATGGTTTCTCATCACCGGGAGGCTTGATGGGAGGTGCGCAAGGATGACCAAGTCCGCGTATCTCATCGGAAGGACCAAAAAGCTTTCGCAGTATAAGAATCCCATCTGGAGATGAGATAAATCCATTCATGCCGGTACTCACCTAGTCTAGGTACCTACTATAGCCATACGTAGGTACCTAGTTAATCCTCTTGACACAGATGAAAATACTAATTGTGAAACCTTTCCAAACAAGGGTGACATGTTTCCTAGATGTGACTAATACTCCTAATACTTGAAGAGGTCATGATAGCAAAACCGAAACACCGTCTGAATGATCTTGTGAGATATTTGGTCACCAGTCAGTACCATGTTGCCATGGTGAAGAGAACATGACTATCTTCTGGTTTTGACCAGCTGCCAAAGGCTTGAGCCTCTACGTAAGTTTAAGGGCTGTAAGACCTCGTTCCTCTACATGGAAAATGCAACTCACCTTGTCCATTACACCTACTACCAGTCTTTGCAGGCCGCTAGTTTACTGTCACCACTAGGTATTCACAACACGAGCACTCCAGCTTCCAAAATCATATGAACATCAAGATAAGCTTCCCTGCTCGCCTATCTATCATCCTCAAAAGATTGACAGCTCAACTCTGCTGATCATGAAATCCCCAAAGACGTGGCCCAGGGCTCGAGAACGGTTAGACCCACAAAGACGAACCACGAATCCAAGACCAACAACGTCGACATACTACTTCAGACCTCCTACCAGTCGGCACGTCGAAGTAGAGGTACGACGCATGAActcaccagcaccggccAACCCCGACGCCCCCTGCAACTGCGATATAGGAAGGGCGATAGACGATCCCAAAGCGGTATACACCCGGGCTTTTCAGGACTATCAGGACCTAACTGAGACCCGCAAGGTGTATGGGAAGGGCACTATGATGCAGTCCATGAAGTCAGGAGACATGGATCTGGTGAATATCATGCTCACGATTCAGGGGTATTTCGATCTTACCTGTGGATTGTTGATAGAGTGGATCAGGGGAGTACTGGGAGATCCACGCAAACTTGATCTGTCAGACAAGGAGGATCTCTGCAAGCGAGAGGAAGATCTGAAGAAGGACAAAGAAAAATACGGAAAAGTACTTGGGCGCGGAAGTTCTTGAACCACGATAACAGAAGGGAGCCAGGAAGGTGATTTGGGATACGCAGGTTCGAGTTGATACTGGCATGTAGGTAGGATAGCGAGAGAATAAACTGGGCAGGCCTATTTTTCATGACAACCTCAAACAAAGGCGCAGCGGGTCAGAGAAGCATGTATGAAAGCACAAGCCATTCGTCATTCAATAACAAAGCTACACCTCAAGACCTCACTATCACCCTCGACCTGGCCTTGACTTTCACCCCCTGCCAAGTTGGCACCCAGGACCATCCACCACATGTCCACCCTAACCAATAACAACATTAACCTTGAGGTTATTCCCGCTCGTCACCGTGTAATTAAACGAATacttcctcccatccctcgTGACCTCATACGAAGACAGCGTCTTCCACCTCGCATCAACACGCTCCTTCTTCTGAGTGCCGCCCCACTCAGTCTCGTAGTACTCCGGCGTGATGACAACACCAGTCTGGCTGGCAGGGTCCAGCTTGGTGACGATGTCGCCCCACGGCTTGTAGTTGTGCACGCCAAGGGTGACGATGAAGTTCTCGCCCGTGTCGGCCACGAAGCGGAGCGAGCCTGAGGTGCCGCTGGCGCCGATGGTGAGGACTTGGGCGCCTTTGACCTCGTCCCAGGTGCCGTTGCGGAAGACGGTGCTTTCGGCgaggtggaagaaggcgTTGGTTTTGGTCTGGTAGACCTGGACTGTGATGGTGTAGGACATCCTGGTGAAAGTTGGTCAGTCAGGGGAAGTATGGTAAGAGCcgggggaaaagggaaagaacTGACCTTGCTGGTTGAAAGTCGTGTTTCAAGGCTAGGAAATGTGCTGAGTCCGAATGGCTGTGACCTCGAGTTGTCTGATGATTCTCAACTTCATGTTTTCCGAGCCGACAACGACGTCCTTATAAACCAGGGAGATGGCCTGTGCTTCGATCTCCCCAGGTTCTGAATTTCATGATCTATTCCAGTTCAACCCAATagatcccctccctcaaggCTCACTCTCCATTGACTCAAATCTTGCAGATACACCGCGCCTGGGCCTGTGCGTCTTGGGGACGTGGCTGGCTGTTCTCTCATCGCGACTTGCCGTGTAACAGCATCGAGGTATGGCTATTTCTGAGGTCTTAGACGGACGGTGGTACGACGGTCAATATGTACGATTTGGCCAGTCAAAAGCCGGCCCTGAGTATGACGGAATTTCTCATGATTCGAGCGTGCGTAAAAGGCGGCCGAAAAAACAGACCAGTTTCAGGGAAGCTAGGTCTTTTCCCAGGTTGGTTCATCGGTTAGCCGCAAAGTGCAGAATGCAACTACGGAGAAGGCTCTGTTGTGGTTTGTTAATCTAGGCAGTCTTTAGTCTCTTGGTATTGATTACCTGCCGTGGGCATCTACCTTGCTTGAGCTATACTTCTGTTTTCCATGACGGTTCTCTGGTAGAAAACTGGGGTTGAATGATACATGTATGAGAGGAGCCCAAACCGGACGCATGCAGTCGAGCCAAGAGGCGCGCCGCATGTTCTGAGCTATCATCTGTCTTCCTACCTAACTCCGAACATGCACTTCTGGGCTGTTGTGCCAACAAGACAGTATCGTTTGGTGGCGTCGAGTTTGAAGCTGAACCGTCCTAGAAGAGAAGATAATCTGAGTAGAAACGCAATGTCGATCAAACAAATGCAGTGTAGTGGGTCGACATGTTGTGATTTGTCGACAGAGCGGGGAAGTATTGAAAAGGCTTGAACGGCAGGGTTGGAATAGGGCTTGGGAAATACGGGCCGGTCATGAAAATGCTGGCCAGATTGGTATTGTTACATTACAAAAGATTAGTGATAGGTATTTGTAGACTTGACCTGTTGAAGCGGAAGTTAATACGACACGAGTGGAATCAGGTGATTTATGGCTGAGGTTCATACGTCTcggaggttgaagaggttCAGTTCAACCATATTTAACATAATGTGGCCTAAAGTTCGTGATAGCTATGTCTTAACATTACGATGTAAGACGGCCCGATCCCTTGTGCGGCCTCAGTCGATCCGATAATTTTATCCTTTTACCTGATACTTACCAGGTATCGAACCACCTGCATCCTGCTGTGTCCCTATGCCAATACATTGCATGGTGTATATGCTTTAATGATACCCGGTATGCTTGTGGGGTTTTGGAGACGAGTTACGAAAGTCGCAAAAGCACTGAAATATTAACTTGCAAGGCGGGAGAGCTCATTGAATTTGTTGTCCTTTAAACATAGAAGAGCCGTGATCTCTGAGGAGTTAGGTACACCTTGCCTTACTTAACACCTGACTCTGGTTGATGGCGAGGTTTTCTGAACAACGGCTAAGCACCCCTTCTTTGTCATTACGCTCACCTAGGTACCAACAAACAGCCCTCGTAGGTCAACCTTGAACTTGATCATCATTAAGCCACAGTTTATCACCACCTCAGAGATCACGGCTCCTCCATGTTTAAAGGACAACAAATTCAATGAGCTCTCCCGCCTTGCAAGTTAATATTTCAGTGCTTTTGCCGCATGCTGTTGCTCGAACCCATCCTTCCGCAGCCTCCGGCTGGCTGACTGGCAACCACTTCGATTTGTCGTGGCGGTCTTGGCTGCAACTATTTCTATTATGCTTTCAAAACGGCAAAAAGATGCCGCTTGGGCATGTTGCTTGTTCTCTCAATCAGACAGAGTCCATCAGATGTCCTTGAAAGCCCGAGTTCGCGATGCCGATAAACCCGAATAGCTTCGCTGGGAGAAGCATGACGTGGCTCAAACCCCCCAGGATAAAAGATGGTCGGTCGATGAACATACAGGCTCTTTCCGACCAGCTCGAGTTTGTTCGCTCGAATATTCAACAGTACGCCGCCACTGGGCTCGAAACGTTCCCGAATCCAGACTCCAAACGAGAACGCCATCAACTCGAGCGAATGCCAATGAATAATGAACTCTAGAACCGCGTTACAACAACATTCATCCACCTAGTTGCCGTCCAAGAAGCGGCCATCGGGTCAGGGCCCACAGTGGAGCGGGCACAGAAGacagggaggagggttgtttgCCAACCCATGATCAACCTTCGACAGTACTTCGACGAACCTTGTGTGAGACTAGCGAGGATAGTCAAAATGAAGCTTTGCCAAGTGAAAGAACGGGTGAAGGCCGCTGATAATCTGttgtggaaggaggagaaaggaCGTGGGACATGGGCAAGCAGGTTTGAGTCTGAGAAGGCAAAAGTGGAGAGGCAGATGAAGGTGCAAGCGGTAAAGTCCGAGCTGCCGACTGACCTGAAGCATCTAGCATTTCTCCAGAAAACGTACAAGTCCCTCGATGAAATCGATCTCGAGAACAAAGTCGCCATTGCGTATTTGCAGGGGTGAACGAAGCCTTCGGGCCACGATCAGATGGCAAGGGGTAAAGGGCGTTAGACAGCTGCAAAGGCACGACAAAGTTGGCCCCCTGATGCAACACTGGGTGTTGCAGCATATAAAAGGCGATATTGGGAAGGTTTTGACGGGCACAAGGAGTAGCACAGGAAGAGCAGGATGAACAGGTATCTCCTCACAGTGATTGTCGTTAGCAATATAATACTCAGGGAACTGTCTCTCCCATCCATGTATTTTGAAGCACATGTTAATGCTGAGCAGGTCT is from Podospora pseudopauciseta strain CBS 411.78 chromosome 5 map unlocalized CBS411.78m_5.2, whole genome shotgun sequence and encodes:
- a CDS encoding uncharacterized protein (EggNog:ENOG503P55X; COG:S); this encodes MSYTITVQVYQTKTNAFFHLAESTVFRNGTWDEVKGAQVLTIGASGTSGSLRFVADTGENFIVTLGVHNYKPWGDIVTKLDPASQTGVVITPEYYETEWGGTQKKERVDARWKTLSSYEVTRDGRKYSFNYTVTSGNNLKVNVVIG